The Pseudomonas sp. DG56-2 genome contains a region encoding:
- a CDS encoding RNA pyrophosphohydrolase encodes MIDPDGFRPNVGIILTNDLGQVLWARRINQDAWQFPQGGINPEETPEDALYRELNEEVGLERDDVEILACTRGWLRYRLPQRLVRTHSQPLCIGQKQKWFLLRLVSNEQRVRMDLTGKPEFDGWRWVSYWYPLGQVVTFKREVYRRALKELAPRLLARD; translated from the coding sequence GTGATCGACCCCGATGGTTTTCGCCCCAATGTCGGGATCATTCTGACGAATGATCTTGGACAGGTGCTATGGGCTCGGCGGATCAACCAGGATGCCTGGCAGTTTCCCCAGGGTGGAATCAACCCTGAAGAGACGCCGGAAGATGCCTTGTACCGCGAGCTGAACGAAGAAGTAGGGCTTGAGCGAGATGATGTTGAAATTCTTGCCTGCACCCGCGGCTGGTTGCGTTATCGTTTACCCCAACGTCTGGTCCGTACTCACAGCCAACCGCTGTGTATTGGCCAGAAGCAGAAATGGTTTCTCCTGCGCCTGGTCTCCAATGAGCAGCGGGTGCGGATGGACCTGACCGGGAAGCCGGAGTTCGATGGCTGGCGCTGGGTCAGCTATTGGTATCCGCTGGGCCAGGTGGTGACATTCAAGCGCGAGGTTTACCGCCGCGCTCTCAAAGAGCTTGCCCCGCGCCTGTTGGCGCGCGACTGA
- the ptsP gene encoding phosphoenolpyruvate--protein phosphotransferase: MLNTLRKIVQEVNSAKDLKTALGIIVLRVKEAMGSQVCSVYLLDPETNRFVLMATEGLNKRSIGKVSMAPNEGLVGLVGTREEPLNLENAADHPRYRYFAETGEERFASFLGAPIIHHRRVVGVLVIQQKERRQFDEGEEAFLVTMSAQLAGVIAHAEATGSIRGLGRQGKGIQEAKFVGVPGSPGAAVGKAVVMLPPADLDVVPDKTVEDIDAELKLFNNALEGVRADMRNLSAKLATQLRPEERALFDVYLMMLEDAALGGEVVQVIKTGQWAQGALRQVVGEHVNRFELMDDAYLRERASDVKDLGRRLLAYLQEARQQTLVYPDNTILISEELTPAMLGEVPEGKLVGLVSVLGSGNSHVAILARAMGIPTVMGLVDLPYSKVDGIDMIVDGYKGDVYTNPSDVLRKQYAEVVEEERQLAQGLDALRELPCITLDGHRMPLWVNTGLLADVARAQQRGAEGVGLYRTEVPFMINQRFPSEKEQLAIYREQLAAFHPLPVTMRSLDIGGDKALSYFPIKEDNPFLGWRGIRVTLDHPEIFLVQTRAMLKASEGLNNLRILLPMISGIHELEEALHLIHRAWGEVRDEGTDVPMPPVGVMIEIPAAVYQTRELARQVDFLSVGSNDLTQYLLAVDRNNPRVADLYDYLHPAVLQALQSVVRDAHAEGKPVSICGEMAGDPAAAVLLMAMGFDSLSMNATNLPKVKWMLRQVSLSKSRELLAQAMGIDNPQVIHSSLQLALKNLGLARMINPGSAKSL; this comes from the coding sequence ATGCTCAATACGCTGCGCAAGATCGTCCAGGAAGTTAACTCCGCCAAGGATCTCAAGACGGCGTTGGGGATCATTGTGTTACGCGTCAAAGAAGCCATGGGTAGTCAGGTCTGTTCGGTGTACCTGCTCGACCCCGAAACCAATCGTTTCGTGTTGATGGCAACCGAGGGCTTGAACAAGCGCTCCATCGGCAAGGTCAGCATGGCCCCCAACGAGGGTCTGGTCGGTCTGGTCGGCACGCGCGAAGAGCCGCTCAACCTGGAGAACGCCGCCGACCACCCGCGTTACCGCTACTTCGCCGAAACCGGTGAAGAGCGGTTTGCCTCGTTTCTTGGTGCACCGATCATCCACCACCGGCGTGTGGTTGGGGTTCTGGTCATTCAGCAAAAAGAGCGGCGTCAGTTCGATGAGGGCGAAGAAGCCTTCCTGGTAACCATGAGCGCGCAGTTGGCCGGGGTAATTGCCCATGCCGAAGCTACCGGCTCTATCCGCGGCCTGGGTCGTCAGGGCAAGGGTATTCAGGAAGCAAAGTTTGTCGGTGTGCCCGGTTCGCCCGGCGCCGCCGTAGGGAAGGCGGTGGTCATGCTGCCACCGGCCGATCTGGACGTGGTGCCGGACAAAACCGTCGAAGATATCGACGCCGAACTCAAGCTCTTCAATAACGCCCTGGAAGGGGTGCGCGCCGATATGCGCAACCTCTCCGCCAAACTTGCCACACAGTTGCGCCCCGAAGAGCGTGCGCTGTTCGACGTCTACCTGATGATGCTCGAAGACGCGGCCCTGGGCGGCGAAGTGGTGCAGGTGATCAAGACCGGCCAATGGGCCCAGGGCGCTTTGCGCCAGGTGGTGGGCGAGCACGTCAACCGTTTCGAATTGATGGATGACGCCTACCTGCGCGAGAGGGCTTCCGATGTGAAGGATCTGGGCCGGCGTCTGCTGGCCTACCTCCAGGAAGCAAGGCAGCAGACGCTGGTCTATCCCGACAACACCATTCTTATCAGTGAAGAACTGACCCCGGCGATGCTTGGCGAAGTGCCGGAAGGCAAGCTGGTGGGTCTGGTTTCGGTTCTGGGTTCGGGTAACTCCCATGTGGCGATCCTGGCTCGGGCCATGGGTATCCCCACCGTAATGGGCTTGGTCGATCTGCCGTATTCGAAGGTCGACGGCATCGACATGATCGTCGATGGCTACAAGGGCGATGTCTACACCAACCCCAGCGACGTGCTGCGCAAGCAGTATGCTGAAGTCGTCGAAGAAGAACGCCAGCTTGCCCAGGGTCTTGATGCCTTGCGCGAACTGCCGTGCATTACCCTCGATGGGCACCGCATGCCGCTTTGGGTGAACACTGGCCTGCTCGCCGATGTGGCCCGCGCTCAGCAGCGTGGCGCCGAGGGCGTCGGCCTGTACCGTACCGAAGTGCCGTTCATGATCAACCAGCGCTTCCCCAGTGAAAAGGAGCAGCTGGCGATTTACCGCGAGCAACTCGCGGCCTTCCATCCTTTGCCGGTGACCATGCGTAGCCTGGACATCGGTGGCGACAAGGCACTTTCCTATTTCCCTATCAAGGAAGACAACCCCTTCCTTGGCTGGCGGGGTATCCGGGTAACCCTGGATCACCCGGAAATCTTCCTGGTGCAGACCCGCGCCATGCTCAAGGCCAGTGAAGGCTTGAACAACCTGCGCATTCTGCTGCCGATGATTTCCGGTATTCATGAACTCGAAGAAGCCCTGCACCTTATCCACCGCGCCTGGGGTGAAGTGCGTGATGAAGGCACTGACGTGCCAATGCCGCCTGTTGGGGTGATGATCGAAATTCCGGCTGCGGTGTATCAGACCCGTGAGCTGGCCCGCCAGGTGGATTTCCTCTCCGTCGGCTCCAACGACCTGACCCAGTACCTGCTGGCGGTCGATCGCAACAACCCGCGTGTTGCCGACCTCTACGACTATCTGCATCCGGCTGTGCTACAAGCCTTGCAGTCTGTGGTGCGCGATGCTCATGCCGAAGGCAAGCCTGTGAGCATCTGTGGCGAAATGGCCGGTGATCCGGCGGCTGCAGTGCTGCTCATGGCGATGGGCTTTGACAGCTTGTCGATGAACGCCACCAACCTGCCGAAGGTCAAGTGGATGCTGCGCCAGGTGAGCCTGAGCAAATCCAGGGAATTGCTGGCCCAGGCCATGGGTATCGACAACCCGCAAGTTATCCACAGCTCATTGCAACTGGCCCTGAAAAACCTGGGGCTGGCGCGGATGATCAATCCGGGGTCGGCGAAGAGCCTTTGA
- a CDS encoding NRDE family protein: MCLIVFAWRPGHAQPLIVAANRDEFYARPSRMLAAWDDAPGVYAGRDLEAGGTWLGVGPSGRFAALTNIRDPQAALGTRSRGELVAAFLRGELGVAAYLDQVASRSQQYSGFNLLVGDNTTLGYLNAREAQVQLLEAGVYGLSNAGLDTAWPKLVKARAGLQQHLADPQPEPLLGLLGDNVQATDGDLPETGVGLGTERLLSSVFIASQNYGTRASTVLIVEADGRRRLVERSFGPFGGHLGEVDLQV; encoded by the coding sequence ATGTGCTTGATCGTCTTCGCCTGGCGGCCTGGGCATGCCCAGCCGCTGATTGTCGCGGCCAACCGCGATGAGTTCTACGCCCGCCCCAGCCGCATGCTGGCCGCCTGGGACGATGCGCCAGGGGTGTATGCCGGGCGCGATCTGGAAGCCGGCGGTACCTGGCTGGGCGTCGGTCCATCCGGGCGGTTTGCCGCGCTGACCAATATTCGCGACCCGCAGGCCGCCCTGGGCACACGCTCGAGGGGAGAACTGGTGGCTGCCTTCCTGCGCGGTGAGCTGGGTGTTGCGGCCTACCTGGATCAGGTGGCCAGCCGCAGCCAGCAATACTCGGGGTTCAACCTGCTGGTCGGCGATAACACCACACTGGGCTACCTCAATGCCCGTGAGGCGCAGGTACAACTGCTGGAGGCCGGCGTCTACGGTTTGTCCAACGCCGGGCTGGACACGGCCTGGCCGAAGCTGGTCAAGGCGCGTGCCGGCCTGCAGCAGCACCTTGCAGATCCACAACCGGAGCCACTGCTGGGATTGCTCGGCGACAACGTGCAAGCAACAGACGGTGACCTGCCTGAAACCGGTGTAGGGCTCGGCACCGAGCGTTTACTGTCGAGCGTGTTTATTGCCAGTCAGAACTACGGGACGCGGGCCAGCACGGTGTTGATCGTCGAGGCGGACGGTCGACGGCGCCTGGTGGAGCGCAGTTTCGGGCCGTTTGGAGGGCATTTGGGAGAGGTGGATCTGCAGGTGTAA
- a CDS encoding sulfite exporter TauE/SafE family protein: MEFVLYLLLGACAGVLAGLFGVGGGIIIVPVLVFSFTLQGFDASVLTHLAVGTSLATIVFTSINAIREHHRKGAVQWPIFVWMTLGILVGAGIGAKTASLIQGPMLQKIIGVFALVIAVQMALDLKPKASRGVPGKVGLTAAGSVVGWASAIFGIGGGSLTVPFLTWRSLPMQQAVATSSACGFPIAAASALSFIWLGWHDPHLPAHSVGFVYLPALLGIALTSMFFARFGARLAHKLSPRLLKRLFAALLFCVGLSFLL; encoded by the coding sequence ATGGAATTCGTACTCTATTTACTGCTGGGAGCCTGTGCGGGCGTGTTGGCCGGGCTATTTGGGGTGGGTGGCGGCATCATCATCGTGCCGGTGCTGGTGTTCAGTTTCACGCTGCAGGGTTTCGATGCCTCGGTGCTGACTCACCTGGCGGTGGGTACGTCGCTGGCAACCATTGTCTTTACCTCGATCAATGCCATCCGCGAGCATCATCGCAAGGGTGCGGTGCAGTGGCCGATTTTTGTCTGGATGACACTGGGAATCCTGGTCGGCGCCGGTATCGGCGCCAAGACAGCTTCGCTGATCCAGGGACCGATGTTGCAGAAGATCATTGGTGTGTTTGCCCTGGTGATCGCCGTGCAAATGGCCCTGGACCTCAAACCCAAAGCCAGCCGCGGTGTTCCCGGCAAGGTCGGACTGACCGCCGCCGGTAGCGTGGTGGGCTGGGCGTCGGCTATTTTCGGTATTGGCGGTGGTTCATTGACCGTGCCGTTTCTCACTTGGCGAAGCCTGCCCATGCAGCAAGCTGTGGCAACCTCGTCGGCCTGTGGTTTTCCGATTGCAGCGGCCAGCGCCCTGAGTTTTATCTGGCTGGGCTGGCACGACCCGCACTTGCCCGCGCATAGCGTGGGCTTTGTCTACCTGCCCGCACTGCTCGGGATCGCCCTGACCAGTATGTTTTTTGCCCGCTTCGGCGCGCGTCTGGCGCACAAACTGTCGCCACGCTTGCTCAAGCGGCTGTTCGCTGCGCTGCTGTTCTGCGTCGGCTTAAGCTTTTTGCTTTAA